Below is a genomic region from Enterobacter hormaechei subsp. xiangfangensis.
AAATCTCTCAGCCTGGGTACGGGCCGCGTTTTGCTTGTCGCTGATCCTGTCCAGCGCCGCATGCAGTTGACCGGCGAAGCTAACGCCCGGCGGCTGGTCAGCCACGCTCTGATTACGGGCGGTCATCGCCGTCGCCTGTAACTGACTGAGTACCCCTTCAATGCCCTGTATAGCCATGACTCTCC
It encodes:
- the fliE gene encoding flagellar hook-basal body complex protein FliE; the encoded protein is MAIQGIEGVLSQLQATAMTARNQSVADQPPGVSFAGQLHAALDRISDKQNAARTQAERFTLGEPGVALNDVMADLQKASVSLQMGLQVRNKLVSAYQEVMGMQV